CAATTGCTTGAGCAATTGGAGGATTTTCAGCTGGACGGTGACGTCCAGCGCGGTGGTCGGTTCGTCGGCGATCAGCAGTTCCGGCTCGTTGGCCAGGGCCATGGCGATCATCACCCGCTGACGCTGGCCGCCAGACAACTCGTGGGGCAGGGCCTTGAGGCGCTTGTGGGGCTCGGGGATGCCGACCAGCTCCAGCAACTCAAGGGTCCGGCGGGTCGCGACTTTACCGCTCAGGCCCTTGTGAATGCCGAGCACTTCATTGATCTGTTTTTCAATGGAGTGCAGCGGGTTGAGGGACGTCATCGGCTCCTGGAAAATCATCGCGATCCGGTTGCCGCGGATATGACGGATGGTTTTTTCCTTCAGACCCAGCAAATCCTGGCCGGCGTACTGGATGGTCCCCGTGGGGTGATGGGCCAGCGGGTAAGGCAGCAACCGCAGGATCGAGTGGGCGGTGACTGATTTGCCCGAGCCGCTTTCACCCACCAGGGCCAGGGTTTCACCGCGCTTGATATCGAAGCTGACGCCCTCGACCACGCGCTGGCGGCGTTCGCCGACAATGAACTCCACCGCCAGGTCACGCACTTCGATCAGATTATCCTGGTTCATTTCACTTCCTCGGATCGAAGGCATCGCGAGCGGACTCGCCGATGAATACCAACAGGCTCAACATCAGGGCCAGCACGGCGAACGCGCTGATGCCCAACCACGGCGCCTGGAGGTTGGATTTGCCCTGGGCCACCAGCTCACCCAGGGACGGCGCGCCGGGCGGCAGGCCAAAGCCGAGGAAATCCAGGGCGGTGAGGGTGCCGATGGCGCCGGTGAGGATGAACGGCATGAAGGTCATGGTCGAGACCATGGCGTTGGGCAGAATGTGGCGGAACATGATCGCCCCGTTCTGCATGCCCAGCGCCCGGGCGGCGCGCACGTATTCCAGGTTGCGCCCGCGCAGGAATTCGGCACGGACCACGTCCACCAGGCTCATCCAGGAAAACAGCAACATGATGCCCAGCAGCCACCAGAAGTTGGGCTGCACGAAACTGGCCAGGATGATCAGCAGGTACAGCACCGGCAACCCGGACCAGATTTCCAGGAAACGTTGGCCGGCCAGGTCCACCCAACCGCCATAGAAGCCCTGCAGGGCGCCGGCGATCACGCCGATGATCGAACTGAGCACGGTCAGCGTCAGGGCAAACAGTACCGAGATGCGGAAGCCATAGATGACCCGGGCCAGGACATCGCGCCCCTGGTCGTCAGTGCCCAGCCAGTTCACGGAGGAGGGGGGCGCCGGGGCCGGGACCTTCAGGTCGTAGTTGATGCTCTGGTAGCTGAACGGAATCGGTGCCCACAGCACCCAGGCGTCCTTGGCCGCCAGCAGTTCGCGGATATAGGGGCTCTTGTAGTTGGCTTCCAGCGGGAATTCGCCGCCGAACGTGGTTTCCGGGTAGCGCTTGAGGGCCGGGAAGTACCAGCCGTCGTCGTAATGCACCACCAGCGGCTTGTCGTTGGCGATCAACTCGGCGCCCAGGCTCAGCCCGAACAGGATCAGGAACAGCCACAGCGACCACCAGCCACGCTTGTTGGCCTTGAACAATTCGAAGCGGCGGCGATTGAGAGGGGACAGGTTCATCTCAATGCTCCCGGCTTTCGAAGTCGATGCGCGGATCGACAAAGGTGTAGGTCAAGTCGCCGATCAGTTTCACCACCAGCCCCAGCAAGGTGAAGATGAACAGGGTGCCGAACACCACCGGGTAGTCGCGGTTGATGGCCGCTTCGAAACTCATCAGGCCCAGGCCGTCGAGGGAGAAGATCACTTCCACCAGCAGCGAGCCGGTAAAGAAAATGCCGATGAATGCCGAAGGGAAGCCGGCGATCACCAGCAGCATGGCGTTGCGGAATACGTGGCCGTAGAGCACCCGATGGCGGGTCAGGCCCTTGGCCTTGGCGGTGACCACGTATTGCTTGTTGATTTCATCGAGGAAGCTGTTCTTGGTCAGCAGGGTCATGGTGGCGAAGTTACCGATCACCAGGGCGGTCACGGGCAAGGCCAGGTGCCAGAAGTAATCGAGGATCTTGCCGCCCATGCTCAATTCGTCGAAGTTGTTGGAGGTCAGCCCACGCAACGGGAACCAGTCGAAATAGCTGCCGCCGGCAAACACCACGATCAGCAGGATGGCGAACAGAAATGACGGGATCGCGTAGCCGACGATGATGGCCGAGCTGGTCCAGACATCGAAATGGCTGCCGTGCCGCGTGGCCTTGGCGATCCCCAGCGGGATCGACACCAGGTACATGATCAGCGTGCTCCACAACCCGAGGGAGATGGACACCGGCATCTTTTCCTTGATCAGGTCGATGACCTTGGCGTCGCGGAAGAAACTGTCGCCGAAGTCCAGGTGGGCGTAGTTCTTGATCATGATCCACAGGCGTTCGGGGGCCGACTTGTCAAAGCCGTACATGTGCTCGATTTCCTTGACCAGTCCCGGGTCCAGGCCTTGGGCGCCGCGATAGGAGGAACCGGCCACCGACACTTCGGCACCGCCACCGGCGATACGGCTGGTGGCGCCCTCGAACCCTTCGAGCTTGGCGATCATCTGTTCCACCGGCCCGCCGGGCGCGGCCTGGATGATGACGAAGTTGATCAGCAGAATGCCGAACAGGGTCGGGATGATCAGCAGCAGTCGCCGAAAAATATAAGCCAGCATTTCGTTACTCCACGCTCGCAGGGGCGGCGATTTGCTGCTCGATGACCTGCTTCTCTACTTCATCGGCCGGCTTGACCTCCGGCTTGACCCACCAGGTGGTGGTGCCGATGTCATAGGTCGGCGTGATTTTCGGATGGCCGATGTGGTTCCAGTAGGCCACGCGCCAAGTCTTGATGTGCCAGTTCGGGATCACGTAGTAGCCCCATTGCAGAACCCGGTCCAGCGCACGGGCGTGGGCCACCAGGTTCTTGCGCGAGTCGGCGTTGATCAGTTGTTCCACCAACTGGTCAACGGCCGGATCTTTCAGGCCCATGGTGTTGCGGCTGCCGGGTTTGTCGGCGGCGGCCGACATCCAGAACTCGCGTTGTTCGTTACCCGGCGAACTGGATTGCGGGAAGCTGCCCACCACCAGGTCGAAGTCCCGGGAGCGTACGCGGTTGATGTATTGGGACACGTCCACGCGGCGGATCACCAGGTCGATGCCCAGGTCGCTCAGGTTGCGCTTGAACGGCAGCAGCACCCGTTCGAACTCGGTCTGGGCCAGCAGGAACTCCAGCACCACCGGTTTGCCCTGGGCATCGACCATCTTGTCGTCGACGATGCGCCAGCCGGCTTCTTGCAGCAATTGGTAGGCCTTGCGCTGCTGGTCGCGGATCATGCCGCTGCCGTCGCACATCGACGGCTGGAAGGCGTCAGTGAAGACCTGCTCGGGAATCTTGCCGCGCAGGGGCTCGAGAATCTTCAGCTCGTCGTCGCCGGGCAGGCCGGTGGCGGCCATTTCCGAATTCTCGAAATAGCTGCGGGTGCGGGCGTAGGCACCGTTGAACAGCTGCTTGTTGGTCCACTCGAAGTCCAGCAGCAGGCTCAAGGCCTTGCGCACCCGTACGTCCTGGAAGATCGGCCGGCGCAGGTTGTAGACAAAGCCCTGCATGCCGGTGGGGTTGCCGTTGGGGATCTGTTCCTTGATCAATCGGCCTTCGGTAACGGCCGGGATGTTGTAGGCATTGGCCCAGTTCTTGGCGGTCATTTCCAGCCAGAAATCGAACTGCCCGGCTTTCAATGCCTCGACCGCGACGGTGTTGTCGCGGTAGTAGTCGGTGGTCAGCATGTCGAAATTGTAGAAACCGCGATTGACCGGCAGATCCTTGCCCCAGTAGTCCTTCACCCGTTCATAGCGGATCGAGCGACCGGCCTTCACTTCAGCGACCTTGTAGGGGCCGCTGCCCAAGGGAATCTCCAGGTTGCCCTTGCTGAAGTCGCGCTCGGCCCACCAGTGTTTCGGCAAGACCGGCAATTGGCCGAGGATCAACGGCAGTTCGCGATTATTGGTGTGCTTGAATTTGAACAGGACTTTGAGCGGGTCTTCGGCGATGACTTCGGCGACGTCGTTGTAATAGCCGCGAAACATCGGCGCGCCGTCCTTGGTCAGGGTCTGGAAGCTGAAGACCACGTCTTCGGCGCGCACCGGATGACCATCGTTGAAACGGGCTTCGGGACGCAGGTAAAAGCGCACCCAGCCATTGTCCGGGGCTTTCTCGATTCTTTCGGCGATCAGGCCATATTCGGTGAAAGGCTCGTCCAGGCCCTGTTTGGCCAGGGTGTCGTAGATCAGGCCGATGTCATCGGCGGGCACGCCTTTGCTGATGAACGGGTTGAGGCTGTCGAAGCCACCGAAACCGCCCTGGCGGAACACACCGCCCTTGGGCGCGTCCGGGTTGACGTAGTCGAAATGCTTGAAGTCGGCCGGGTATTTCGGTGGCTCGTTGTACAGCGTCACGGCATGCTGCGGCGCGGCACAGGCCAGCCCTGCGAATAACAGGCTGCTGGCCTGCAGGAGCAGGGCGCGTAAAGGCTTCATTGATCTTTCTCCGAAGATTTCAGCCACCATGCGCTCAGGCCCAGGGTGTAGGGCGGCGTGGTGACGAAGGCGAACCGGTTGCGGTACGCCAGGCGATGATAATTGAGATACCAGTTGGGAATGCAGTAATGCTGCCACAGCAGCACGCGATCCAGGGCCTTTCCGGCGGCGACCTGTTCGTCGCGGGTCTGGGCGGCGAGCAGCTTTTCCAGCAGA
The sequence above is drawn from the Pseudomonas sp. St316 genome and encodes:
- a CDS encoding extracellular solute-binding protein, translated to MKPLRALLLQASSLLFAGLACAAPQHAVTLYNEPPKYPADFKHFDYVNPDAPKGGVFRQGGFGGFDSLNPFISKGVPADDIGLIYDTLAKQGLDEPFTEYGLIAERIEKAPDNGWVRFYLRPEARFNDGHPVRAEDVVFSFQTLTKDGAPMFRGYYNDVAEVIAEDPLKVLFKFKHTNNRELPLILGQLPVLPKHWWAERDFSKGNLEIPLGSGPYKVAEVKAGRSIRYERVKDYWGKDLPVNRGFYNFDMLTTDYYRDNTVAVEALKAGQFDFWLEMTAKNWANAYNIPAVTEGRLIKEQIPNGNPTGMQGFVYNLRRPIFQDVRVRKALSLLLDFEWTNKQLFNGAYARTRSYFENSEMAATGLPGDDELKILEPLRGKIPEQVFTDAFQPSMCDGSGMIRDQQRKAYQLLQEAGWRIVDDKMVDAQGKPVVLEFLLAQTEFERVLLPFKRNLSDLGIDLVIRRVDVSQYINRVRSRDFDLVVGSFPQSSSPGNEQREFWMSAAADKPGSRNTMGLKDPAVDQLVEQLINADSRKNLVAHARALDRVLQWGYYVIPNWHIKTWRVAYWNHIGHPKITPTYDIGTTTWWVKPEVKPADEVEKQVIEQQIAAPASVE
- a CDS encoding microcin C ABC transporter permease YejB; amino-acid sequence: MLAYIFRRLLLIIPTLFGILLINFVIIQAAPGGPVEQMIAKLEGFEGATSRIAGGGAEVSVAGSSYRGAQGLDPGLVKEIEHMYGFDKSAPERLWIMIKNYAHLDFGDSFFRDAKVIDLIKEKMPVSISLGLWSTLIMYLVSIPLGIAKATRHGSHFDVWTSSAIIVGYAIPSFLFAILLIVVFAGGSYFDWFPLRGLTSNNFDELSMGGKILDYFWHLALPVTALVIGNFATMTLLTKNSFLDEINKQYVVTAKAKGLTRHRVLYGHVFRNAMLLVIAGFPSAFIGIFFTGSLLVEVIFSLDGLGLMSFEAAINRDYPVVFGTLFIFTLLGLVVKLIGDLTYTFVDPRIDFESREH
- a CDS encoding ABC transporter permease, with the protein product MNLSPLNRRRFELFKANKRGWWSLWLFLILFGLSLGAELIANDKPLVVHYDDGWYFPALKRYPETTFGGEFPLEANYKSPYIRELLAAKDAWVLWAPIPFSYQSINYDLKVPAPAPPSSVNWLGTDDQGRDVLARVIYGFRISVLFALTLTVLSSIIGVIAGALQGFYGGWVDLAGQRFLEIWSGLPVLYLLIILASFVQPNFWWLLGIMLLFSWMSLVDVVRAEFLRGRNLEYVRAARALGMQNGAIMFRHILPNAMVSTMTFMPFILTGAIGTLTALDFLGFGLPPGAPSLGELVAQGKSNLQAPWLGISAFAVLALMLSLLVFIGESARDAFDPRK